The DNA window GCCGAGAAAGCGGTGCTCGCCGATCACCTTGCCGTTGCGGTCGTACCGTTTGATGCCGATGTAGTCCATGTAGCCCGGGCGGTGGACCAGGGAGCGGGAGTTGGACTTGGTGATCACCAGCGGGCAGGGGTCCTGCGCCTTGCGCCGCACCTCCGGCGGCAGGGTGGCGAAGCTGGTGGAGTGGCTGTCGGGGGCGTCGCGCAGGATGCCCAGCCCGGTCTCCGGATGCGACCGCAGTTGCAATTGCCCCCGCTCCTCGCGCAGGTCGTACTTGCGGTAGCCCAGGTAGGTGAAGTGGTCGTCGGTCAGCCAGTCCAGGAAGGCGCAGACCTCGCTCAGCTCATCATCGTTTTCCGGCGGCGGGGTGCGCTTCAGGTTGGTGATGCAGCGACGCATGCGGTCCTTCATGGGCCGCCAGTCCTCCACCGCCCGGCGCACCGCGCGCAGAACCCTTTCCAGTTCCTCGCGCAGGGCGTTCAGCGCTTCGGTCCCGGACTGGTGGTCCACCTCGAAGTGCATGAAGGCCTCGGCCCCGGTCACGTCGCTGGCATCCGGGTCCAGCGCCTCCAGGTGCTGCAGCCGGCCGCTGCCGTCGCGCTCGGCCCGGAGTACGGGGTGGATCACCAGGTGCAGGGTGAGCCCCAAGCGGTTTACGGCCAGGGACAGGGAGTCCACCAGGAAGGGCATGTCGTCGGTCACCACCTGGGCGATGGTGTGGGTGGATTCCCAGCCGTGGCGCTCCGGTGAGGGGTTGTAGACCTGGATCAGCGGCATGCCGGGTCGCCGCTTCTGCGCCAGTTGCCAGTGGGAGAGCGCCGCGCCGTAGAGGTCGTTGGGGTCGCGCTGGGTCAGGTCGTCGGGGGAGGCGTCCTCGTAATAGATGTGAAGGAAGCGCGCGACCTCCTCAGCCTTATTATCGGGCCAGCGTTGCTGGGCCTGGTCGATGACCACCTGAACCAGTTCGTCGTGCTCCCGGTCAACGGCGTAGACCATTCCGCCTCCTTCCAGCGTTCTGGCTTTTTTTGATGGGTTATGGGGCCGGGTGGCTTACCTTCCAGAGTAGCGCAGGGGGGCGGGGTTTTGGGGCCTGGTTGGTGCGGTTCTGCGGTGGCGGGATCAGCGCCGGCGGTAGTCCACGAAACGCGCGAGCACGCGGTCCATTTCGGCGGCATCCAGCAGGTGGGGGCGGCCGGTCTGCAGGGTCTGGTGGTAGAGCCGGCAGAGGTACTCCACCTCGCGGGCCATATCCAGTGCAGCGGTGAGGTCGCCGCCCAGCGCGATCATGCCGTGGTTGGCCAGCAGGCAGGCCCAGCGGCCTTCCAGCGCCTCCAGCGCGGCCTCGGACAGGGCCTGGGTGCCGAAGGTGGCGTAGTCGCTGCAGCGGATGTCGTGGCCGCCGGCCAGCGCCACCATGTAGTGAAAGGCGGGCACCGGCCGGCGCTGGCAGGCAAGGGTCGTGGCGTAGGGGGCGTGGGTGTGCACCACGGCCTGCACCTCCGGCCGGGCCACGAGGATGTCCCGGTGGAAGCGCCACTCGGAGGAGGGGCGGTGACGGCCCCGCGGGTGGCCGTTGAGGCCCATGTAGACCATATCGTCGGGGGCGAGCGTGGCCAGCGGTAGCGCGGAGGGGGTGATCCAGAAGCCCTGGTTGCTGCCTGGGCCGCTGCGCACGCTCAGGTTGCCGGCGGTGCCCTGGTTGAGCCCCAGAGCCTCCAGCTGGCGGGCGGCATCCAGCAGCTCGGCGGCGGTGCTCACGGCCGCTCCGGTCTGTCCTGGAAGAGATCGGGGGCGGTGTCCGGCTGGCTGGGCGGGTTGAGCCCGAAGTGCAGCCAGGCGTTGCGGGTGGCCATCCGCCCCCGGGGCGTGCGCATGAGGTAGCCCTGCTGGATCAGGTAGGGCTCCACCACGTCCTCGATGGTGCCGCGCTCCTCGCCAATCGCGGCGGCCACGCTGTCCAGGCCCACCGGGCCGCCGTCGAACTTCTCCATGATGGCCAGCAGCAGGCGGCGGTCCTGCTCGTCGAAGCCGTTGCGGTCCACGTTCAGCAGCTCCATGGCGGCGTGGGCCACCTCGCCGCTGATGTGGCCGTCGGCGCGCACCTCGGCGTAGTCGCGTACCCGGCGCAGCAGCCGGTTGGCGATGCGCGGGGTGCCACGGGCGCGGCCGGCGATCTCCCGGCAGCCGGTCTCGTCGATGGAGAGGTTGAGCAGGTGGGCGGACCGTTTCACGATGCCGGTGAGGTCGGCCACGTTGTAGTACTCGAGCCGCTGGACGATGCCAAAGCGATCGCGCAGCGGCGAGGTGAGGAGGCCGGCGCGGGTGGTGGCGCCCACCAGGGTGAAGGGGGGCAGGTCCAGTTTTATGGAGCGCGCCGCCGGGCCCTCGCCGATCATGATGTCGATCTGGAAGTCCTCCATGGCGGGGTAGAGGACCTCTTCGACCACGGCGGAGAGGCGGTGGATCTCGTCCACGAAGAGGACGTCGTGGGGCTCCAGGTTGGTGAGCAGGGCCGCCAGGTCGCCGGGCTTGTCGAGCACCGGGCCGGAGGTCTGGCGCATGCTCACGCCCATCTCGTTGGCGATGATGTGGGCGAGGGTGGTCTTGCCCAGGCCTGGGGGGCCGAAGATGAGGGTGTGGTCCAGGGCCTCGCTGCGGCCGCGCGCGGCGTGCACGAATATGTCCATCTGTTCGCGCACGGCGGGCTGGCCGATGTAGTCGGTCAGGCGGCGCGGCCGGATGGCGCGGTCGATGGCTTCGTCGTCGCCGGAGGCGTCCGGGGTGATCAGGCGGTCGTTCATCGCGGCCCTGGGGTTGTTGGTGTGCGTGGGTATGGCAGGTGTGGGGCTCGAGACGGGGTGTCAAAACCCGCGGGCCTCCGATTGCGCACCCCTTCGGGGTGCCCTGCGCTACTCACGAAAAATCGGCGCGCGTGAACTCGCTTCGCTCGGACAGGCACGCACTTTTCCCGATTTTTCGCTCCGTTGCTCGGTGCGCAAAAGTCGGCCCGCGGGTTTTGACACCCCGTCTCGAGCCCCGCACCTGCCACGGATTGTAATGGGCTGCCAGCCGCTGTGCTAATCTGCGCGCAATCAGGGTAGTTCAGCTGCTTGGCGAGGTGTGAGATGGCAGACGCTCAGAAACAGGCCGCTCGGCCCGAGGACGATGCCTCCGGCAATGAGAAGGTCTTGGATGCGCTGCTTTATGGTGCCGGCATGATCGGTGCCGTGATGGTGCTGCTGGTTGTCCGCTGGCTGCTGTCGCTGGCTGGTGTGCTCGCTGGCGATGATCTCTGGGAGGGCATCGGCGTGGTCGCGGCCTTCATGTTCGCCGTGATGGTCGCCGGCGGCGCGGTCTATGGCCTGCTCGGCGATATCCTGGGGTGGTTGCGGGGACGTGATGCCTCCACGGGTCGCCCGGCCTCGGACTAGGGCGCGTCAGAACAGGGCAAGTTGCCGGGCCTGGTCCGGCGTGACGGTGACCAGGCCCGAGACGGTGACGCCCAGCAGGCGCACGGGGGTGCGGCCGGCCTCGGTGTCCTGCAGCAGGGCCGGCAGGCGGGTGCGGATGTCCGCGGCCGATTGCACCGGGTCGCCGCTGAGGCTGCGGGTGATCTGGCGGAAGTCGTGGTATTTCACCTTCAGCGTCACGGTGCGGCCGGCCAGACGGCGCCGTTCCAGGCTGGCGGCCACCTTGTCGGCCAGTAGGGCGAGCCGGTCCAGCATGTCTGCCGGGTCTGTGAGGTCCTGGCCGAAGGTGGTCTCGGCCCCCACGGATTTGCGTTCCCGGCTTGGCCGGACCGGCCGCTCGTCCACCCCCCGGGCGAGGTCGTGGTAGAAGCGTGCCCGGCTGCCGAAGGCGCGTTGCAACTCTAGCAGGGAGAGCCGGCGCAGGTCCGCGCCGGTGTGGATGCCCATCCGTTGCATCTTTGCCTGGGTGGCCTGGCCCACCCCGTGGATCTTGCCCACCGGCAGTTCCGCCACGAAGGCCGCCGCCTGCTCCGGCGGGATGACGTACAGGCCGTCCGGCTTGTCCAGGTCGGAGGCGATCTTGGCCAGGAACTTGTTGCCGGAGACCCCGGCGGAGGCGGTCAGCCCGGTCTGCTCCCGGATGCGGGTGCGGATCTCGCGGGCGATCAGGGTGGCGGAGCCCTCCAGCCGGGGGCAGTCGCTCACATCCAGATAGGCCTCGTCCAGCGAGAGCGGTTCCACCAGCGGGGTGTAGTCGCGGAAGATCGCCTGGATCTGAGCCGAGACGGCGCGGTAGACCTCGAAGCGCGGGCGCAGAAAGACCGCGTCCGGGCAGAGGCGGGCAGCGCGCCAGGCCGGCATCGCGGAGTGGATGCCGTGGCGGCGGGCCTCGTAGCTGGCGGCGGCCACCACGCCCCGTCCGTTGGGGTTGCCGCCCACCACCACTGGCCGGCCGCGCAGCTCGGGCTGGTCGCGCTGCTCCACCGAGGCGTAGAAGGCGTCCATGTCCACGTGGATGATCTTGCGCTGGCTCATCGCGGGGGTGTCTGTTGCGGCGCAACGGGGCCTCGGCTGGTATAGTAGGGCGCTTCCACCACGGGGTGCTTTATGGCCGGACAGCGGCCGGTTAGACTGCGCCCGCCAATCCCTTTCCGAATCAACAGTTCAGCAACGGACTCGCCGCATGAAAAAGCATATCGCCGACTGCCTGCAACAGGCCGTGAGCCGCCTGTGTGATGAGGGGTTCCTGCCCCCGGACACCGAAGTGGACATCCAGGTGGAGCGGGCCCGCGACCGGGCCCACGGCGATTACGCGGCGAACACGGCGATGATGCTGGCCCGGGCGGCGCGGCGCAAGCCCCGGGAGATCGCCGAGGCGCTGGTGGGCGCACTGCCCGCCTCCGAGTACATCGACCGCACCGAGATCGCCGGCCCGGGGTTCATCAATTTCATCCTCACCCCGGCCGCGGCCTGGGCACCGGTGCGCCAGGCGCTGGACGAGGCCGGAGCCTTCGGGCGCAGCGACCTGGGGGGCGGGCGCAAGGTGATGGTGGAGTTCGTCTCCGCCAACCCTACCGGGCCGCTGCACGTGGGCCACGGGCGGGGCGCGGCCTTCGGCGCGGCGCTGGCGGATCTGCTGGATGCCGCGGGCTACGACGTCTACCGCGAGTATTACGTCAACGACGCCGGCCGCCAGATGGACATCCTGGCCGCCTCGGTCTGGCTGCGCTACCTGGAGGCGCGGGGCGAGGCGGTGCGCTTCCCCGACAATGGTTACCGGGGCGGCTACGTGGCCGATATCGCCGCCGGGCTGGCGGAGCAGGTGGGGGATGCGCTGCGCCACCCGGCCGACGCGGTGATGGCTGACCTGCCGCCGGATGCCGAGCAGGGGGGCGACAAGGAGCAGCACATTGACGCCCTGGTGGCCCGGGCCCGGGAGCTGCTGGGTGAAGCGGGGTATCGGCAGGTCTTCGATGAGGGGCTGAACGGCATACTCGCCGATATCCGCGATGACCTGGCCGGCTTCGGCGTCACCTACCAGAACTGGTACTCGGAGCGCTCGCTCACCGAGACGGGGCGGGTGGACCGGGCGCTGGCCAAGCTGGCCGAGGCGGGCCACACCTACGAGGCGGAGGGCGCCCTCTGGTTCCGCTCCAGCGAGTTCGGCGACGACAAGGACCGGGTGCTGCGCCGGGAGAATGGCCAGACCACCTATTTTGCCTCCGATGTCGCCTACCACCTGGATAAGCTGCAGCGCGGCTTCGACCAGCTGGTGGACGTCTGGGGCGCCGATCACCACGGCTACGTGCCCCGGGTGCGGGCTGCGCTGGCCGCCTTCGGCGAGGACGAGCAGCGGCTCTCGGTACGGCTGGTGCAGTTCGCCATCCTCTACCGGGGCCGGGAGCGGTTGCAGATGTCCACCCGCTCCGGCGAGTTCGTCACCCTGCGCCAGTTGCGCGCCGAGGTGGGCGACGACGCGGCGCGCTTCTTCTACGTGATGCGCAAGCCCGAGCAGCACATGGACTTCGACCTGGAGCTGGCCAAGTCCGAATCCTCCGACAACCCGGTCTACTACCTGCAGTACGCCCACGCCCGCATCTGCAGCGTCTTCCGCCAGCTGGAGGAGAAGGGCCTGAGCTGGGACCGCGAGCGCGGCCTCGCCGCCCTCGACCGGCTGGGGGAGGACCACGAGCAGGCGCTGGTCACCGAGCTGGGGCGTTACCCGGAGGTGATCGAGTCCGCCGCGCGAGCCCATGAACCACACCAGGTGGCCGCCTACCTGCGCGAGCTGGCCAACGCCCTGCACACCTACTACAACGCCCACCAGTTCATCGTCGAGGACGAGGGCCTGCGCGATGCCCGCCTCTGCCTGGTGGCGGCCACCCGGCAGGTGTTGCGCAACGGCTTGGAACTGCTGGGCGTGAGGGCCCCGGAGCGGATGTAATCATGGCACAGCGGCCACGCAAGAAGCCCAGTCGCGGCGCGACCCGCCAGGCCCCGCGCAGGAAGTCCGGCGGCTCCGCCGGGGGTGGCGGCGGGGCGCCGGGCTGGGCGCTGTTGTTGGTGGGTGTGGTGCTGGGGGCCGGCCTGGTGCTGGCCTGGGAGGCCCACCAGGATGGCCGCCTGAACATCACCTTCGGTGACGGCGAGCAGCCCGCCGTGGAGCAACCGGCACAGCAGCAGGTGGCCGAGCCCGAGTCCGAGCCCGAGCCGACCCAGCAACGGCCGCGCTTCGAGTTCTACACCCTGCTCCCGGAGGAGGAAGTGGCCGTGCCCGAGGCGGCCCGCGAGGACACCACGGACCAGGCGCCCTCGGACCGGGCCCGGGAGGTGCCGGGCGAGGCGCCGGAGGCCAGCCGGCAACCCACCGAGGTGGAGCCCGGCTACCAGTACCTGCTTCAGGCCGGCTCCTTTGGCCGGGAAGAGGACGCCGAGCGCATGCGCGCCAGTCTGGCCCTGCTGGGCGTGGAGGCGCGCATTCAGCGGGTGGAACTGGACAGCGGCCAGGTGCGTCACCGGGTTCAGGTGGGGCCCTTTGACGATGGCGAGCGGTTAGACCGCATCCGGGCGCGCCTGGAGGACAACGGTTACGAAACCCTGCGCATGCGCGCCAGCAGTTGACCGGCAGCGTCAGCCGTAGCGTGTGCCGCGCTCGCGCAGCGGGCTGGTTCGTGGGAAGTGGGCGCGCAGGAATTCCATCTGGTCGGCCAGGATGCGCCGGCCCTGAAGGTAGACGTATTCGGCATGGGTGGGGGTGAAGGGCACCGCCAGCAGCTCCATGCCAGCCTCCTCCGGCGTTCGGGCCCCCTTGTGGTTGTTGCACCGCTTACAGGCGGTGACCAAGTTGTTCCAGTGATCGGCGCCGCCCTGGGCAACGGGGGTGACGTGGTCGCGGGAGAGTAAACGGTCAGGGAAGCGGTCGCCGCAGTAGAGGCAGAAGTGGTCGTCGCGGCGGAAGAGGGTCTGATTGTTAAGCGGGGGAATGTAGCCGGGGCGTCCTTTGAAGCGAGCCTGCCTTGCGCCTTCCGTGGCCACTATGCTGTGCAAGTCCAGGTGACTCCTTAGCCCCGTTCGGGCATTGAAGCCGCCCCAGATCCGGTACAACCTGCGCCCTACCGAGTACACCACCTGTTCCAGGTAGTAGAGCCGTGCCGCTTCCTGGTAGTCGACCCACTCCAGCGGCATGCCGGATACATCGGTGCGCAGTATGCGGTGCGCCAGTAAGTTCACGCCAGCCCCTCCAGTTACAGGCTTGAGCGTCGTATCCTGGCCCCTTTATTGCAGAAATCGACACCGGGATCAAGATTTTTACGGCCTGCCACGACGCCTTTTGCATGCTGCCGGCCGGCTGTTTCAGCCTGATGAAGCCCTTCGGGCGTGCAATCGGTCACGCGTCTGCTAATATGGCTGACTCACGTAACTCATGTATAGGACCTGGCCTGTAACGAGGTCAGGGTGCGGCAATGTGTCGCGGTCCGCGGTGGCGGCCAAGGTTCACATGAAAAAGCCTTTCCGCTAGCATTCGTCGGTTCCGCATGCCACATTGCAGTGGCAGGCTTCGCTGGCAAGAGTTAAAACCATCGGTACGCCGACGATTAATTGTCGGCAAAACCAAACTCTTAGAACCAGAACCCCGCGCAGTGGCGCGGAACCAATGGGAGCAAAACCATGGCAGTAAAAGTAGCCGTGCCTAAGGAGACCCGTCCGGGTGAGCGGCGCGTGGCCCTCGCACCGGCGGCACTACGGCAGTTCGAGAAACTTGGGGTAGAGCTCCTCCTGCAGAAAGGAGCTGGTCTCGAGAGCGGCTTTGATGACGCGGACTACAAGAACGTCAAGATCGTGGACTCCGAAGAGGAGCTCCTGGGTCAGGCGGATGTGGTCATGAAGGTACAGCCGCCCACCGAGAAGGAGGTGGGCATGATGCGCGAGGGCGCCGTGCTGTTGGGCTACCTGGCTCCGCACGAGGGCGACAGCCGCATCAAAGCGCTGTGCAAACGCAATGTCACCAGCCTGTCCATGGAGCTGGTGCCCCGTATTTCCCGCGCCCAGGCCATTGACGCCCTCTCGTCCCAGGGCGCGATCTCGGGCTACAAGGCGGTACTGATCGCCGCCGAGCGCAGCCCGCGCTTCTTCCCCATGCTGACCACCGCGGCCGGCACTATCCGTCCGTCCAAGGTGCTGGTGATCGGTGCCGGTGTGGCTGGCCTGCAGGCCATCGCCACCGCCCGCCGTCTCGGCGCGCAGGTGGAGGCTTACGACGTGCGCTCTGCCACCGCCGAGCAGGTGGAGTCGCTGGGGGCGAAGTTCGTTGACACCGGGGTGAAGGCCGAGGGTGAAGGGGGCTACGCCCGCGAGCTCACGGCGGAAGAGAAGAAAAAGCAGGCCGAGGTGCTGAATGATCACATCGCGGCCTCCCACGTGGTGATCACCACGGCGGCGATTCCCGGACGCCCCGCGCCGAAGATCATCGACAAGGCAACCGTGGAGCGCATGGGTCGCGGTTCGGTGATCGTCGACCTGGCGGCGGAGACCGGCGGCAACTGCGAACTGACCGAGGCCGGCAAGGATGTGGACCACAACGGCGTCGTGGTGGTTGGGCCCACCAACGTGCCCGCCTCTGTGGCGGTCCACGCCAGTGAGATGTACTCGCGCAACCTCTACAACCTGCTGACCCTGCTGATTCAGGAGGGTGAGCTGCACCTCAACTGGGATGACGAGGTCATTGCCGACAGCTGCCTGACCCACGGTGGCGAGGTCAAGCATGATCCCACCCGGGCGCGTCTGGAAGGAGATAAGTCATGATCGAAGGTATGACGGGCGTTATCGCCATCTACGTCTTCATGCTCTCGGCGGTGGCCGGCTACGAGGTCATCGCACGGGTGCCGGTCATCCTGCACACCCCGCTCATGTCGGGTTCCAACTTCGTGCACGGCATCGTCGTCGTGGGCGCCATGGCGGCCCTGGGCATGGCCCAGACGCCGCTGGAGCAGGCGCTGGGCTTCCTGGCCGTGCTGCTGGGTGCCGGTAACGCCGTCGGCGGTTACGTGGTGACCGAACGCATGCTGGAAATGTTCAAGTCCAGCGACAAGGACAAGAAGCAGGGAGCCAAGTAAATGTCTCTCGTGATTCAGTTCAGTTATTTCGCAGCGGCGCTGCTCTTCATCCTCGGGCTGAAGGGCATGGCCTCCCCCCTGACGGCCCGCAAGGGTATCGTCTGGGCCGGGGTGGGCATGGTGATCGCCACCGTGGCCACCTTCTTCGAACCGGTCATCGTGGGCACCACCAACTACGTGCTCATCATTCTGGCCATCGCCATTGGTAGTGCCTTCGCCTACGTCACCGCCAAGAAGGTGGAGATGACCGAGATGCCGCAGATGGTGGCCATCTACAACGGCCTGGGTGGCGGTTCCGCCGGCCTCATCGCCGCGGTCTCCTTGGTCAAGGCGCAACGTGAGCTGCACACGGTGGCCGTCGACGAGGCCTCCACGGTGGCGGCCAGCCACAACCTGCCCCTGGACGCCGCGTTGCGGCTGATAGATGGCGGCAGCATCGGTGGCTGGTTGGGCGCCGATGTGGCCATCCTCGCCCTGCTGGGTGCGGTGATCGGTACCGTCGCCTTCTCCGGCTCGGTGATCGCCTGGGCCAAGCTGGACGGCCGCATGAAGCGGAACAAGCTGGTGGGTGGCCACCAGTACGTCAACATCCTGCTGGCCGCGGCCACTGTGCTGCTGGGCATCTGGGTGTTTTTCAGCGGTAGCGGCTTGCCGATCTTCCTGTTCTTCCTGGCTGCCTTCCTTTTGGGCATGTTCATCACCACCCCCATCGGCGGGGCGGACATGCCGGTGGTCATCTCCCTGCTCAACGCCCTGACCGGCTTGGCGGTCGGCTTCAAGGGTTACGTGCTGGGTAACCCGGCGCTGATCATCGCCGGTATCGTGGTGGGCGCCGCGGGTATGCTGCTGACCCACCTGATGGCCAAGGCGATGAACCGCCCGATCAGCAACGTGCTGTTCAGCGGCTTCGGCGCGGCCCCGGATGCCGGCGGCGACGGCCCCGAAGGCGAGATGAAGGAAGTGGGTCCGGACGATGCGGCCTACATGATGGGCTTTGCCGAGAAGGTCATCATCGTGCCGGGTTACGGCATGGCCGTGGCCCAGGCCCAGCACAAGGTCTGGGAGATGGTCGAGCTGCTCGAGGAGCAGGGTG is part of the Alkalispirillum mobile genome and encodes:
- the ruvB gene encoding Holliday junction branch migration DNA helicase RuvB, with the protein product MNDRLITPDASGDDEAIDRAIRPRRLTDYIGQPAVREQMDIFVHAARGRSEALDHTLIFGPPGLGKTTLAHIIANEMGVSMRQTSGPVLDKPGDLAALLTNLEPHDVLFVDEIHRLSAVVEEVLYPAMEDFQIDIMIGEGPAARSIKLDLPPFTLVGATTRAGLLTSPLRDRFGIVQRLEYYNVADLTGIVKRSAHLLNLSIDETGCREIAGRARGTPRIANRLLRRVRDYAEVRADGHISGEVAHAAMELLNVDRNGFDEQDRRLLLAIMEKFDGGPVGLDSVAAAIGEERGTIEDVVEPYLIQQGYLMRTPRGRMATRNAWLHFGLNPPSQPDTAPDLFQDRPERP
- a CDS encoding NAD(P)(+) transhydrogenase (Re/Si-specific) subunit beta encodes the protein MSLVIQFSYFAAALLFILGLKGMASPLTARKGIVWAGVGMVIATVATFFEPVIVGTTNYVLIILAIAIGSAFAYVTAKKVEMTEMPQMVAIYNGLGGGSAGLIAAVSLVKAQRELHTVAVDEASTVAASHNLPLDAALRLIDGGSIGGWLGADVAILALLGAVIGTVAFSGSVIAWAKLDGRMKRNKLVGGHQYVNILLAAATVLLGIWVFFSGSGLPIFLFFLAAFLLGMFITTPIGGADMPVVISLLNALTGLAVGFKGYVLGNPALIIAGIVVGAAGMLLTHLMAKAMNRPISNVLFSGFGAAPDAGGDGPEGEMKEVGPDDAAYMMGFAEKVIIVPGYGMAVAQAQHKVWEMVELLEEQGVEVKFAIHPVAGRMPGHMNVLLAEAGVPYDKIFDMEEINAEFATTDVVLVIGANDVVNPAAKTDESSPIYGMPILDVDEADNVLIVKRGRGAGFSGVENHLFFDEKTRMVFGDAQKVVNGMIQTVKTL
- the dinB gene encoding DNA polymerase IV; translation: MSQRKIIHVDMDAFYASVEQRDQPELRGRPVVVGGNPNGRGVVAAASYEARRHGIHSAMPAWRAARLCPDAVFLRPRFEVYRAVSAQIQAIFRDYTPLVEPLSLDEAYLDVSDCPRLEGSATLIAREIRTRIREQTGLTASAGVSGNKFLAKIASDLDKPDGLYVIPPEQAAAFVAELPVGKIHGVGQATQAKMQRMGIHTGADLRRLSLLELQRAFGSRARFYHDLARGVDERPVRPSRERKSVGAETTFGQDLTDPADMLDRLALLADKVAASLERRRLAGRTVTLKVKYHDFRQITRSLSGDPVQSAADIRTRLPALLQDTEAGRTPVRLLGVTVSGLVTVTPDQARQLALF
- a CDS encoding HNH endonuclease, which translates into the protein MPLEWVDYQEAARLYYLEQVVYSVGRRLYRIWGGFNARTGLRSHLDLHSIVATEGARQARFKGRPGYIPPLNNQTLFRRDDHFCLYCGDRFPDRLLSRDHVTPVAQGGADHWNNLVTACKRCNNHKGARTPEEAGMELLAVPFTPTHAEYVYLQGRRILADQMEFLRAHFPRTSPLRERGTRYG
- a CDS encoding SPOR domain-containing protein, whose protein sequence is MAQRPRKKPSRGATRQAPRRKSGGSAGGGGGAPGWALLLVGVVLGAGLVLAWEAHQDGRLNITFGDGEQPAVEQPAQQQVAEPESEPEPTQQRPRFEFYTLLPEEEVAVPEAAREDTTDQAPSDRAREVPGEAPEASRQPTEVEPGYQYLLQAGSFGREEDAERMRASLALLGVEARIQRVELDSGQVRHRVQVGPFDDGERLDRIRARLEDNGYETLRMRASS
- a CDS encoding class II aldolase/adducin family protein, giving the protein MSTAAELLDAARQLEALGLNQGTAGNLSVRSGPGSNQGFWITPSALPLATLAPDDMVYMGLNGHPRGRHRPSSEWRFHRDILVARPEVQAVVHTHAPYATTLACQRRPVPAFHYMVALAGGHDIRCSDYATFGTQALSEAALEALEGRWACLLANHGMIALGGDLTAALDMAREVEYLCRLYHQTLQTGRPHLLDAAEMDRVLARFVDYRRR
- the argS gene encoding arginine--tRNA ligase translates to MKKHIADCLQQAVSRLCDEGFLPPDTEVDIQVERARDRAHGDYAANTAMMLARAARRKPREIAEALVGALPASEYIDRTEIAGPGFINFILTPAAAWAPVRQALDEAGAFGRSDLGGGRKVMVEFVSANPTGPLHVGHGRGAAFGAALADLLDAAGYDVYREYYVNDAGRQMDILAASVWLRYLEARGEAVRFPDNGYRGGYVADIAAGLAEQVGDALRHPADAVMADLPPDAEQGGDKEQHIDALVARARELLGEAGYRQVFDEGLNGILADIRDDLAGFGVTYQNWYSERSLTETGRVDRALAKLAEAGHTYEAEGALWFRSSEFGDDKDRVLRRENGQTTYFASDVAYHLDKLQRGFDQLVDVWGADHHGYVPRVRAALAAFGEDEQRLSVRLVQFAILYRGRERLQMSTRSGEFVTLRQLRAEVGDDAARFFYVMRKPEQHMDFDLELAKSESSDNPVYYLQYAHARICSVFRQLEEKGLSWDRERGLAALDRLGEDHEQALVTELGRYPEVIESAARAHEPHQVAAYLRELANALHTYYNAHQFIVEDEGLRDARLCLVAATRQVLRNGLELLGVRAPERM
- a CDS encoding Re/Si-specific NAD(P)(+) transhydrogenase subunit alpha, producing the protein MAVKVAVPKETRPGERRVALAPAALRQFEKLGVELLLQKGAGLESGFDDADYKNVKIVDSEEELLGQADVVMKVQPPTEKEVGMMREGAVLLGYLAPHEGDSRIKALCKRNVTSLSMELVPRISRAQAIDALSSQGAISGYKAVLIAAERSPRFFPMLTTAAGTIRPSKVLVIGAGVAGLQAIATARRLGAQVEAYDVRSATAEQVESLGAKFVDTGVKAEGEGGYARELTAEEKKKQAEVLNDHIAASHVVITTAAIPGRPAPKIIDKATVERMGRGSVIVDLAAETGGNCELTEAGKDVDHNGVVVVGPTNVPASVAVHASEMYSRNLYNLLTLLIQEGELHLNWDDEVIADSCLTHGGEVKHDPTRARLEGDKS
- a CDS encoding NAD(P) transhydrogenase subunit alpha; this encodes MIEGMTGVIAIYVFMLSAVAGYEVIARVPVILHTPLMSGSNFVHGIVVVGAMAALGMAQTPLEQALGFLAVLLGAGNAVGGYVVTERMLEMFKSSDKDKKQGAK